A genomic region of Raphanus sativus cultivar WK10039 chromosome 6, ASM80110v3, whole genome shotgun sequence contains the following coding sequences:
- the LOC108813863 gene encoding 60S ribosomal protein L7a-1, with protein sequence MAPKKGVKVAAKKKTEKVTNPLFERRPKQFGIGGALPPKKDLTRYIKWPKSIRLQRQKRILKQRLKVPPALNQFTKTLDKNLATQLFKVLMKYRPEDKAAKKDRLLKKAQAEAEGKPSESKKPIVVKYGLNHVTYLIEQNKAQLVVIAHDVDPIELVVWLPALCRKMEVPYCIVKGKSRLGTVVHQKTAACLCLTTVKNEDKLEFSKILEAIKANFNDKYEEYRKKWGGGIMGSKSQAKTKAKERVLAKEAAQRMN encoded by the exons ATG GCCCCGAAGAAAGGAGTGAAGGTAGCTGCCAAGAAGAAGACGGAGAAAGTAACGAACCCTCTGTTCGAGAGGAGGCCTAAGCAATTCGGTATCGGAGGAGCTCTTCCTCCAAAGAAGGATCTGACTCGCTACATCAAATGGCCTAAGTCAATCCGTCTCCAAAGGCAGAAGCGTATCCTTAAGCAGAGGCTCAAGGTCCCCCCGGCTTTGAACCAGTTCACCAAGACTCTTGACAAGAACCTTGCCACCCAGCTCTTCAAGGTTCTTATGAAGTACAGACCAGAGGACAAGGCCGCCAAGAAGGATCGTCTTCTCAAAAAGGCTCAAGCCGAGGCCGAGGGAAAGCCTTCTGAATCCAAGAAGCCCATTGTCGTCAAGTACGGACTCAACCACGTCACTTACCTCATCGAGCAGAACAAGGCACAGCTTGTCGTCATTGCGCACGATGTTGACCCCATCGAGTTGGTCGTCTGGTTGCCTGCTCTTTGCAGAAAGATGGAAGTGCCTTACTGCATTGTTAAAGGCAAATCTCGTCTTGGAACG GTCGTTCACCAGAAGACTGCTGCTTGCTTGTGTTTGACAACTGTCAAGAACGAGGACAAGCTAGAGTTCAGCAAGATCCTTGAGGCCATCAAG GCAAACTTCAACGACAAGTACGAGGAGTACAGGAAGAAATGGGGAGGAGGCATCATGGGATCCAAATCGCAGGCGAAGACAAAGGCCAAGGAAAGGGTTCTTGCGAAAGAGGCTGCCCAAAGGATGAACTAA
- the LOC108810358 gene encoding pectinesterase inhibitor 6: MNSYLITFTLLSLLLLALSPNQSLASSSRNYKDDTNAFSVPRYSRYVKDACNVTRYQQLCLRTLWPFTIVAKNNSSKWARAGVAVTITDTKRILRLLLKARNSSAVGKRERIALSDCRELFVDSLDNLYKSLSVLRNLDADEFQQQMSDLATWLSAALTDEDTCLDGFEETMSKSLTVRMIKRKATRSMHLCSNALALTNKLAYDGL, encoded by the coding sequence atGAATTCTTATCTGATCACGTTTACTCTCCTCTCCCTTCTTCTTCTGGCGCTTAGCCCAAATCAGTCCTTAGCCTCCTCCAGCCGCAACTACAAAGACGATACAAACGCCTTTAGTGTACCGCGGTACAGCAGGTACGTTAAAGACGCGTGTAACGTAACCCGATACCAACAGCTCTGCCTCCGAACGCTTTGGCCGTTTACAATCGTCGCTAAAAACAACTCGAGCAAGTGGGCCCGAGCAGGCGTCGCGGTGACCATCACCGACACCAAACGGATCCTAAGACTCTTGCTCAAAGCGCGAAATTCTTCGGCGGTCGGGAAACGCGAGAGGATCGCGTTGTCGGACTGCCGAGAGCTGTTCGTTGACTCCCTCGACAATCTGTACAAGTCTCTCTCCGTCCTCCGGAATCTCGACGCCGACGAGTTTCAGCAGCAGATGAGCGATCTCGCCACGTGGCTAAGCGCTGCACTCACGGATGAGGACACGTGTCTTGATGGATTTGAGGAAACGATGAGTAAATCATTGACGGTGAGGATGATTAAGAGGAAAGCGACCAGGTCTATGCACTTGTGCAGCAACGCTCTGGCTCTCACAAACAAGCTTGCTTATGACGGCTTGTAA
- the LOC108813502 gene encoding DExH-box ATP-dependent RNA helicase DExH8, which produces MALSLSPESSPIPSSNFASLPVAAMKRRIVEKILENRVTLIVGEPGCGKSSQVPQFLLEAANMSPILCTQPRRFAVVAVAKMVAQSRNSLLGEEIGYHIGHSKNLSQGSKIVFKTAGVLLDEMLDKGLSALKYKVIILDEVHERSVESDLVLVCVKQFLMKNTDLRVVLMSATADITRYRDYFKELGRGERVEVLAIPSPDQRTIFQRRVFYLDQVAGLLGVSSDFSAYCPGPSPSSADTEIKPDLQNLIHDLILHIHEKEPDIEKSILVFLPTYYSLEQQWYQLEPFRASFEVHILHRSIDTERALAAMKICRSRRKVILATNIAESSVTIPKVAYVIDSCRSLQVFWDPSRKRDAVQLVWVSRSQAEQRRGRTGRTCDGEVYRLVPSAFFNKLEEHEPPAILQLSLRQQVLHICCTESRAINDANALLAKAMDPPTPEVIDDALSMLLSIQALRKSHRGRYEPTFYGRLLASFPLSFDASILVVKFGEMGMLREGILLGVLMDTQPLPINHPFGDDARFLEYVDHYFCGESSKTISGGRREVVLMANLCAFQFWQRVFKDKHRLESLKQLLTKEKDKDLKMMLPAIEQEWCDFHNISRSSFYHVSEMYEDTLSSLHRFRPQFISSSDSLPTCYHPYEFDHTCCVECQASGDRYQHSEDQPPLETRKCISLPFVPPNAFQANAIAKNMANIVKEIRTQGTTSDNGHGAIEPEDNGEAPVCVYFLNGFCNRGDQCAFSHTLQSTRPACKFFASSKGCRNGEFCMFSHVMRRQTTPYYTPPPCLPEEDDSSTSPLLDLFPTSEGYILVFDDSDMHFTSSIANRYPSWKILSTSSSSETLFCDSSLGDTRIFWGLSHPYETIISKAGEENPIPWNEVTCVLWFLNPDSYGETPETQKAVVQNFFEYMAIRILGDGLYDIRVVLTMNNIMFANLQVEKLARDSFFFLGESFPHNSGKFGEFSDTVTIQKPILVSRPVSYVFDLHPPTDTQFGEYTSGLHRSLHNQ; this is translated from the exons ATGGCGCTTTCTTTGTCTCCCGAATCCTCTCCGATACCCTCGTCGAACTTCGCTTCCCTTCCTGTTGCGGCGATGAAGAGGAGAATCGTCGAGAAAATCCTCGAGAATCGCGTCACCCTCATCGTCGGCGAACCCGGTTGCG GGAAGAGTTCACAAGTTCCACAGTTCCTTCTGGAAGCAGCAAACATGTCACCCATTCTCTGTACCCAGCCTCGCCGTTTTGCTGTTGTCGCTGTTGCTAAGATGGTTGCTCAATCTCGCAACTCTCTTTTAGGTGAAGAGATTGGTTACCACATTGGTCACTCTAAGAACCTCTCTCAAGG CTCGAAAATTGTGTTCAAAACTGCTGGAGTTCTGTTGGATGAAATGCTAGACAAGGGCTTGAGTGCACTTAAGTACAAGGTTATCATTCTTGATGAAGTTCATGAAAGATCCGTCGAGTCCGACCTTGTTCTTGTCTGTGTTAAGCAGTTTCTCATGAAGAACACTGACCTCAG ggttGTCTTAATGTCTGCAACTGCTGATATAACAAGATACAGAGACTACTTTAAAGAACTCGGCAGGGGTGAACGTGTAGAAGTGCTCGCTATTCCTAGCCCTGATCAGAGAACTATTTTCCAGAGAAGAGTATTCTATCTTGACCAG GTTGCAGGATTGCTTGGTGTGAGTTCTGATTTTTCAGCTTACTGTCCTGGTCCAAGTCCTTCTTCAGCTGATACTGAAATCAAACCTGATCTGCAGAATCTTATTCATGATCTCATCTTACATATTCATGAAAAAGAACCAGACATTGAGAAGAGTATTTTGGTTTTCCTTCCAACATACTACTCACTTGAGCAGCAGTGGTATCAATTGGAACCATTTCGCGCATCTTTTGAGGTTCACATACTGCACCGTAGCATCGACACCGAACGAGCACTGGCAGCTATGAAGATATGCAGATCCCGTCGCAAG GTCATATTGGCTACAAATATTGCGGAATCTTCAGTGACAATACCCAAAGTAGCCTATGTCATTGATTCGTGCCGGTCTCTGCAAGTGTTCTGGGATCCATCCAGGAAAAGAGATGCAGTTCAGCTTGTTTGGGTCTCTAGATCTCAG GCTGAGCAGCGTAGAGGGAGGACAGGTCGAACATGTGATGGTGAGGTTTATCGCCTGGTGCCGAGTGCATTTTTCAATAAGCTTGAAGAGCACGAGCCCCCAGCTATACTACAGCTGTCATTAAGACAACAAGTTCTCCACATTTGCTGCACGGAATCCAGAGCCATTAATGATGCAAACG CATTGCTCGCAAAAGCTATGGATCCACCAACCCCAGAAGTCATTGATGATGCTTTGAGTATGCTATTAAGCATACAAGCATTGCGGAAATCTCATAGGGGACGCTACGAGCCAACATTTTATGGAAGGTTGCTTGCCAGCTTTCCGTTGTCCTTTGATGCATCCATTCTCGTCGTCAAGTTCGGTGAAATGGGAATGCTAAGAGAAGGGATTCTGTTAGGTGTCTTGATGGATACCCAACCGCTTCCTATCAATCATCCCTTTGGAGATGATGCACGG TTTCTGGAGTATGTTGACCACTATTTTTGTGGAGAGAGCAGCAAGACTATTTCTGGTGGCCGGAGGGAGGTGGTACTCATGGCGAACCTATGTGCTTTTCAGTTTTGGCAACGTGTCTTTAAG GATAAGCATCGTCTTGAAAGCTTAAAACAACTATTGACGAAGGAAAAAGACAAAGATCTCAAGATGATGCTTCCTGCGATTGAACAAGAGTGGTGTGATTTCCACAATATTTCCCGGTCATCGTTCTATCATGTGTCTGAGATGT ATGAAGATACACTAAGCTCACTTCATCGTTTCAGACCTCAATTCATTAGTTCTTCCGATTCTCTACCAACCTGTTACCATCCATATGAATTTGATCACACATGCTGTGTTGAGTGCCAAGCCTCTGGGGATAGATATCAACACTCTGAGGATCAACCTCCCCTTGAAACAAGAAAATGTATATCGCTGCCGTTTGTTCCTCCTAACGCATTCCAAGCTAATGCTATCGCAAAAAACATGGCCAATATTGTCAAAGAG ATAAGAACGCAGGGCACAACATCTGATAATGGCCATGGAGCAATCGAACCTGAGGACAATGGAGAAGCCCCAGTCTGCGTGTATTTTCTTAATGGATTTTGCAACCGAGGTGACCAATGCGCCTTCTCTCATACTCTTCAGTCAACAAGACCAGCCTGCAAATTCTTCGCGTCATCGAAG GGATGTCGAAACGGAGAATTTTGTATGTTTTCACATGTCATGCGAAGACAGACAACACCATACTATACTCCTCCCCCATGCCTTCCAGAAGAAGATGACTCTTCCACATCGCCTCTCCTGGATTTATTTCCAACTTCTGAGGGATACATTCTTGTATTTGATGACTCTGACATGCATTTCACTTCAAGTATAGCCAACCGTTATCCGTCCTGGAAAATACTCTCCACGTCATCTTCTTCAGAGACGCTTTTCTGTGATTCATCACTTGGGGACACAAGAATCTTCTGGGGTCTCAGTCATCCTTATGAAACCATCATCTCAAAAGCAGGAGAGGAGAACCCGATCCCATGGAATGAAGTGACATGCGTGCTGTGGTTCCTCAACCCAGACAGCTACGGCGAAACTCCTGAGACACAGAAAGCAGTTGTGCAGAATTTCTTCGAGTACATGGCAATCAGAATACTCGGCGATGGTCTTTACGATATCCGAGTAGTTCTGACTATGAACAACATCATGTTCGCAAACTTAcag GTTGAGAAGCTAGCCAGAGACAGCTTCTTTTTTCTTGGAGAATCTTTCCCGCACAATTCAGGGAAATTCGGTGAATTCTCAGACACAGTCACCATTCAGAAGCCTATCTTAGTCTCCAGACCAGTCTCCTACGTCTTTGATCTCCATCCTCCTACTGACACCCAGTTTGGTGAATACACCTCTGGCCTTCACAGATCTCTTCACAACCAATGA
- the LOC108812131 gene encoding NADH dehydrogenase [ubiquinone] iron-sulfur protein 5-B: protein MASGWGITGNKGRCYDFWMDFSECMSHCREPKDCSLLREDYLECLHHSKEFQRRNRIYKEEQRKLRAASRNGEQVVDATTHSHH from the exons ATGGCGTCGGGATGGGGGATAACGG GGAACAAAGGGAGATGCTATGATTTCTGGATGGATTTCAGTGAATGTATGTCTCACTGCAGAGAGCCCAAGGATTGCTCTCTTCTTCGTGAGGATTACCTTGAGTGCCTCCACCATTCCAAAGAG TTTCAAAGAAGAAACAGGATCTACAAGGAGGAGCAACGTAAACTAAGGGCAGCCTCTAGGAATGGTGAACAAGTTGTGGATGCTACTACTCATTCACATCACTAG
- the LOC108812128 gene encoding E3 ubiquitin-protein ligase RFI2: MAGANDDDDDRNNQSTAHVRGKRGNKEEEDSSTLVEISCSICLELVIDDGSRSMAKLQCGHQFHLDCIGSAFNMKGTMQCPNCRNVEKGQWLFANASSTRLFPEFVMEDWIPDEDLYALSYPEMQYRVHWCPFGELSQAASFDELEPSATTYHNEFHGPHAIAMNHSYPAYVAPGPASTPRTRDNSNNADDHPWNSHSTDHFHQLSVAPHYHHHHHHHHSTSFSLPRAHVVDGEIDSSAARGISHPHPFLFSYRSSPRTSPAANTQQGSSSSAVQMREHLHTQQQQQQQQHHVYSNQRQHHVNGPNLASPLVSVTRRGLQPLPTPDQNVGFFIYPPPQAPSTSGERESDQFHPWERDWFPHFPLPSIHRTISSFWHRHF, encoded by the exons ATGGCCGGAgctaatgatgatgatgatgatcgtaACAACCAATCGACGGCACATGTCCGTGGAAAACGCGGGaacaaggaggaggaggattcTTCTACTCTTGTTGAAATCTCGTGCTCGATATGCCTCGAGTTGGTGATCGACGACGGTTCCAGATCCATGGCTAAGCTCCAATGTGGTCACCAATTCCATTTGG ACTGCATCGGATCCGCTTTCAACATGAAAGGAACCATGCAATGCCCTAACTGTCGTAATGTTGAAAAGGGTCAGTGGCTATTTGCCAATGCTTCTTCTACTCGTCTCTTTCCTGAGTTTGTCATGGAAGATTGGATCCCTGATGAAGATTTGTATGCTTTAAGCTACCCTGAAATG CAATATCGGGTCCATTGGTGCCCCTTTGGTGAGCTCTCTCAAGCTGCTTCATTCGA TGAACTGGAACCTTCAGCCACTACAT ATCATAATGAGTTCCATGGGCCCCATGCCATTGCTATGAACCATTCATATCCTGCATACGTTGCACCAGGCCCAGCCTCCACTCCAAGAACTAGGGATAACAGCAACAACGCAGATGACCATCCCTGGAACAGCCACTCTACTGACCACTTTCACCAGCTCTCTGTTGCTCCCCActatcaccatcatcatcatcatcatcattctaCATCGTTTTCTCTTCCACGTGCTCATgtagttgatggtgaaatcgaCTCTTCAGCAGCACGGGGCATTTCTCATCCACACCCATTTCTCTTTAGTTATCG GTCTAGTCCAAGAACCTCACCAGCAGCTAACACTCAACAAGGAAGCAGCAGCAGCGCCGTGCAAATGCGTGAACACCTTCACacgcagcagcagcagcagcagcagcagcatcatGTTTATAGTAATCAGAGGCAACATCATGTTAATGGTCCCAATCTCGCATCACCTCTGGTCTCTGTGACAAGAAGGGGATTACAGCCACTACCAACCCCAGATCAGAACGTTGGATTCTTCATTTATCCACCACCACAAGCACCGAGCACCTCAGGTGAACGAGAAAGCGATCAGTTTCATCCTTGGGAGAGAGATTGGTTTCCACATTTCCCTCTCCCCTCGATTCACCGCACAATCTCTAGCTTCTGGCACAGACACTTCTGA
- the LOC108812130 gene encoding universal stress protein PHOS34, with translation MDTGEEKPVVVVGIDESEQSTYALEWALDRFFVPFSPNFPFKLFIVHAKPNAVSAVGLAGPGTAEVVPYVDSNLKHMAARVIEMAKGICQSKSVHGAKFEVFEGDARSILCDVVDKHHASLLVVGSHGYGAIKRAVLGSVSDYCAHHAHCSVMIVKKPKIKG, from the exons ATGGATACCGGAGAGGAGAAACCTGTTGTGGTCGTCGGTATCGACGAAAGCGAGCAGAGCACTTACGCCTTGGAGTGGGCCCTCGATCGTTTCTTCGTTCCCTTCTCTCCTAATTTTCCCTTTAAGCTCTTCATCGTCCATGCCAAACCTAACGCCGTCTCTGCCGTTGGTCTCGCTGGTCCCG GAACTGCGGAGGTTGTGCCTTATGTTGATTCCAATTTGAAGCATATGGCTGCTAGGGTTATCGAGATGGCCAAAGGAATCTGTCAGAGCAAATCT GTTCATGGCgctaaatttgaagtttttgaAGGTGATGCAAGAAGTATCCTGTGCGATGTTGTGGATAAACACCATGCTTCTCTTCTTGTCGTGGGAAGCCACGGTTATGGAGCTATCAAGAg GGCGGTTCTGGGGAGCGTGAGCGACTACTGTGCGCATCATGCTCATTGCTCGGTGATGATCGTGAAGAAGCCAAAGATAAAGGGCTGA
- the LOC108812129 gene encoding glutathione S-transferase F8, chloroplastic, with the protein MAGIKVHGVPISTTTMRVLATLYEKGLDFELVPVDMKGGAHKQEPLISLNPFGQIPALLDGDLTLFESRAITEYIAEEYSDKGEKLLCQGCKKLKAITKVWLQVEGQQFDPIASKLAYERVFKGMLGMTTDPAAAEELEAKLVKVLDIYEARLSKSPFLAGDCFTLADLHHLPIIYYLMGTESKKLFESRPKVSEWIKKITARPAWVKVLNLQKK; encoded by the exons ATGGCCGGCATCAAAGTTCACGGAGTTCCCATATCCACGACCACAATGCGCGTTCTCGCTACTCTTTACGAGAAGGGTCTCGATTTCGAGTTAGTCCCCGTCGACATGAAAGGCGGTGCTCACAAGCAGGAGCCTCTCATTTCTCTCAAC CCCTTCGGTCAAATCCCTGCTCTCCTAGACGGTGATTTGACGCTTTTCG agtcAAGAGCCATCACAGAGTACATAGCAGAGGAGTACAGCGACAAAGGCGAGAAGCTTCTCTGCCAAGGCTGCAAGAAACTGAAGGCCATCACAAAGGTGTGGCTTCAAGTTGAAGGTCAACAGTTTGACCCTATCGCCTCTAAGTTAGCCTACGAGCGTGTCTTCAAAGGCATGCTTGGCATGACCACTGATCCAGCCGCTGCGGAAGAGCTCGAAGCTAAGTTGGTCAAGGTCTTGGATATCTACGAGGCCAGGCTCTCCAAATCCCCCTTCTTGGCTGGTGATTGCTTCACTCTGGCTGATCTCCACCACCTCCCAATCATCTATTACTTGATGGGCACCGAATCCAAGAAGCTCTTTGAGTCTCGCCCTAAGGTTAGCGAGTGGATCAAGAAGATAACTGCAAGGCCTGCTTGGGTTAAGGTTCTTAACCTCCAGAAGAAGTGA